A stretch of Lathyrus oleraceus cultivar Zhongwan6 chromosome 6, CAAS_Psat_ZW6_1.0, whole genome shotgun sequence DNA encodes these proteins:
- the LOC127098536 gene encoding LEAF RUST 10 DISEASE-RESISTANCE LOCUS RECEPTOR-LIKE PROTEIN KINASE-like 2.4: protein MFSPSHRLLFFSFSIILQLLLASANCPSSFTCGYLGPISFPFTTTQHPNCGMLIIHGCDDSEPQSKKTIQNNKTWFDITKIDPFTITIRDDDLHDILLKRSCDILNYNSKFTVNTPLVSSRLANYITVYGCNSSNAVDLQQYYSVSNSTSICRNENSSLNGVSDSDIKSNKAIVVITDSVPANSNHLRGCSRAMIPTRFEVRSLDPDELFNSLSDEIAIKLQVSQNCSTCHDLDGGQCRLDNYGQFYCQQGKSKKTHLMIMIAVASSTGALVVLAILAWLWRRHFINNKNPPYQIIELFLKNHGHLAAKRYTYAEIKKATNSFKNKLGQGGYGSVYKGKLQDGSLVAVKVLSESNGNGEEFINEVASISVTSHVNIVSLLGFYLEGSKRALIYDYMPNGSLEKFIYEDKDPLKLNLQLSCKTIYNIAVGVARGLEYLHKGCNTKILHFDIKPHNILLDDDFCPKVSDFGLAKVCPRKESIISLLGARGTAGYIAPEVFSRNFGGVSHKSDVYSYGMMVLEMVGGKQNNNVVEVERSSEIYFPHWVYKRLELNQEPRLRSIKNEFDKQIVQKMIIVSLWCIQTDPSHRPAMSKVVDMMEGSLESLQIPPKPCLFSPPRSPSRSSDYNTHTSQDLYHSDSLQYTDSEPLIITP, encoded by the exons ATGTTTTCACCCTCACATCGTCTCCTCTTTTTTTCATTCTCCATTATACTTCAACTCCTACTAGCATCAGCTAACTGTCCATCTTCCTTTACCTGCGGATATCTCGGACCAATCTCATTTCCTTTCACAACCACACAACACCCAAACTGTGGCATGTTGATCATACACGGTTGCGACGACTCCGAACCACAATCCAAAAAAACCATTCAAAATAACAAAACATGGTTCGATATCACCAAAATCGATCCCTTCACAATAACAATTAGAGACGACGATCTCCACGACATACTGCTAAAAAGAAGTTGCGACATTCTAAACTACAACTCTAAGTTTACTGTCAACACACCTCTGGTTTCATCTCGCCTGGCCAACTACATCACCGTTTACGGTTGCAACAGCAGCAACGCAGTCGATCTTCAACAGTACTATTCAGTTTCTAATTCTACTTCCATCTGTAGAAACGAGAACAGTTCTTTGAATGGTGTTTCTGATTCGGATATCAAGAGTAATAAAGCTATTGTGGTTATAACTGATTCTGTTCCTGCGAATTCAAATCATCTCAGAGGATGTTCAAGGGCTATGATTCCAACGAGGTTTGAGGTTAGAAGTCTTGATCCTGATGAACTTTTTAACTCGTTAAGTGATGAAATTGCTATCAAATTACAAGTTTCTCAGAATTGTTCTACCTGTCATGATCTTGATGGAGGTCAATGCCGTCTTGATAACTACGGCCAGTTTTATTGTCAACAAG GGAAATCTAAAAAGACTCATCTAATGATAATGATAGCAG TTGCATCTTCCACTGGAGCACTTGTAGTTCTAGCAATTTTGGCTTGGTTATGGAGAAGGCATTTTATCAACAATAAAAACCCACCATACCAAATAATTGAGTTGTTTCTGAAAAACCATGGTCATCTTGCAGCTAAAAGATACACTTATGCAGAGATAAAGAAAGCAACAAATTCATTCAAAAACAAACTCGGTCAAGGAGGATATGGCAGCGTATACAAAGGAAAATTACAAGATGGAAGTCTCGTGGCGGTAAAAGTATTAAGCGAATCCAATGGTAATGGAGAAGAATTCATCAACGAGGTTGCTAGTATTAGTGTCACTTCTCATGTTAACATTGTTAGTTTATTGGGATTCTACCTAGAAGGTTCTAAAAGAGCTTTGATATATGATTACATGCCTAATGGATCACTTGAGAAGTTCATATATGAAGACAAAGATCCATTAAAGCTAAATCTTCAATTGAGTTGCAAAACTATCTACAACATTGCAGTTGGAGTAGCTCGAGGATTAGAGTATTTGCATAAGGGTTGCAATACTAAAATCTTGCATTTTGATATAAAACCTCACAATATACTGTTAGATGATGATTTTTGTCCTAAGGTTTCGGATTTCGGACTTGCAAAAGTATGTCCGAGAAAAGAAAGTATTATATCTTTATTGGGTGCTAGAGGTACAGCAGGATACATTGCTCCAGAAGTGTTCTCTAGGAATTTCGGCGGTGTCTCTCACAAATCTGATGTTTATAGCTATGGAATGATGGTTTTAGAAATGGTTGGGGGGAAACAGAATAACAATGTTGTTGAAGTTGAACGGTCGAGTGAAATATATTTTCCGCACTGGGTTTACAAGCGTCTTGAACTGAATCAAGAACCTAGATTGCGGAGCATTAAAAATGAATTTGATAAACAAATTGTTCAAAAGATGATTATAGTAAGCTTATGGTGCATTCAGACTGATCCATCCCATA
- the LOC127098534 gene encoding probable leucine-rich repeat receptor-like protein kinase At1g68400, whose product MASTLSLLILLLTFSHFLLIVQSSENPDFEALVAFKTASDPSKKLITWKTGTDPCTWDGVSCVKDRVSRLVLENLELQGSIEPLTSLTQLRVLSLKGNRFSGEVPSLSNFTSLKLLFLSHNHFSGEFPVTATSLSRLYRLDLSYNNFSGEIPLTVNHLPHLLTLRLDENQFSGLIPKLNLPDLQDFNVSGNRLSGEIPRTLSTFSESSFRQNSFLCGAPLEKCKAEPNKPGSEGAIATSPLVPSSETPTTTTTVSSSPSTMPTTTPTTTNPKSHEKRASKMSPIVLIAIIVGDILVLGIVCLLLYCYFWRNYSSKSKERKGLKLFESEKIVYSSSPYPTQGGFERGRMVFFEGEKRFELEDLLRASAEMLGKGGFGTAYKAVLDDGNVVAVKRLKDAQIAGKREFEQHMEVLGRIRHPNVVSLRAYYFAREEKLLVYDFMPNATLFWLLHGNRGPGRTPLDWTTRLKIAAGAAQGVTFIHNSCKSLKLTHGNIKSTNILLDKQGNARVSDFGLSIFNSPSPIGAGGRSNGYRAPEVTDGRKQSQKSDVYSFGVLLLELLTGKCPSAVESGGSGGGYGGGMVDLPRWVQSVVREEWTAEVFDLELMRYKDIEEEMVGLLQIAMSCTAASPDQRPRMSHVVKMIEDLRGVEVSPCHDTAGSVSDSPSLSEDACVGTSSQ is encoded by the exons ATGGCGTCAACACTCTCTCTTCTCATTCTTCTTCTTACCTTCTCCCATTTTCTCCTCATTGTTCAATCTTCTGAAAATCCAGATTTCGAAGCTCTTGTAGCTTTCAAAACCGCTTCAGACCCATCCAAAAAACTCATAACATGGAAAACCGGCACCGACCCATGTACTTGGGACGGCGTTTCCTGCGTAAAAGACCGAGTTTCCCGACTCGTTCTCGAAAATCTCGAACTCCAAGGCTCCATTGAGCCTTTAACTTCTCTAACTCAGCTCCGAGTTTTGAGTCTCAAGGGAAACCGTTTCTCCGGTGAAGTTCCGAGTCTCTCAAACTTCACTTCACTAAAGCTTCTCTTCCTCTCTCACAACCATTTCTCCGGCGAGTTCCCGGTGACTGCAACTTCCCTTTCCCGTCTCTACCGTCTTGATCTGTCTTACAATAACTTCTCCGGCGAGATTCCGTTGACAGTCAACCATTTACCTCACCTCCTCACTCTCCGTCTCGATGAGAATCAATTCTCCGGCCTCATTCCCAAACTAAACCTTCCCGATTTACAAGACTTCAACGTCTCCGGTAACCGTCTATCCGGCGAGATACCGAGAACTCTGTCGACATTCTCCGAATCCTCTTTCCGGCAAAACTCGTTTCTCTGTGGAGCTCCGTTGGAGAAATGCAAAGCGGAACCGAACAAGCCTGGATCCGAAGGTGCCATAGCTACTTCACCATTGGTACCAAGCAGTGAaaccccaacaacaacaacaacagttTCATCTTCACCAAGCACAATGCCAACAACTACACCAACGACCACAAACCCCAAAAGCCATGAAAAAAGAGCTTCAAAAATGAGTCCAATAGTTCTAATAGCAATCATAGTAGGCGACATTCTAGTTCTCGGAATCGTTTGTTTACTTCTCTACTGCTATTTCTGGAGAAACTACTCTTCGAAATCGAAAGAACGAAAAGGGTTGAAGCTATTTGAAAGCGAAAAGATAGTGTATTCATCAAGTCCTTATCCAACTCAAGGAGGGTTTGAGAGGGGTAGAATGGTGTTTTTCGAAGGCGAGAAAAGGTTTGAGCTTGAGGATTTGTTGCGTGCTTCAGCTGAAATGCTTGGGAAAGGAGGATTTGGAACTGCTTATAAAGCTGTGCTTGATGATGGAAATGTTGTTGCTGTGAAGAGATTGAAAGATGCACAGATTGCAGGGAAGAGAGAGTTTGAGCAACATATGGAGGTTCTTGGCAGGATTAGGCACCCAAATGTTGTGAGTTTGAGAGCTTATTATTTTGCAAGAGAAGAGAAGCTTTTGGTGTATGATTTCATGCCTAATGCTACTTTGTTCTGGCTTCTTCATG GAAACAGAGGACCTGGAAGAACCCCACTGGATTGGACCACAAGGCTCAAGATAGCAGCTGGAGCAGCACAAGGTGTAACTTTCATTCACAATTCATGTAAATCCCTTAAACTCACCCATGGTAACATCAAATCTACTAATATCCTCCTTGACAAGCAAGGAAACGCACGGGTGTCGGATTTTGGGCTTTCAATCTTCAACAGCCCAAGCCCAATTGGAGCTGGTGGTAGATCAAACGGTTACCGTGCTCCTGAAGTAACCGACGGTCGAAAACAGTCGCAGAAATCTGACGTGTACTCTTTTGGTGTTCTGTTGCTAGAGCTGCTCACAGGGAAGTGTCCATCTGCTGTGGAGAGTGGTGGAAGTGGAGGTGGTTATGGTGGTGGGATGGTTGATCTTCCTAGGTGGGTTCAATCCGTTGTGAGAGAGGAATGGACTGCTGAGGTTTTTGATTTGGAGTTGATGAGGTATAAGGATATTGAAGAGGAAATGGTTGGGTTGCTTCAGATTGCTATGTCTTGTACGGCTGCTTCACCTGATCAAAGGCCGAGAATGTCACACGTTGTTAAGATGATTGAGGACTTGCGTGGGGTCGAAGTGTCACCATGTCATGACACGGCGGGCTCTGTCTCTGACTCACCTTCTTTGTCTGAAGATGCCTGTGTTGGCACTAGTAGTCAGTAA
- the LOC127098535 gene encoding glycosyltransferase BC10 produces MFEKMKGSNNQYQSNYVSKIFNVQLHFINFLTYVLVLTFGLTLGIILSFYLKECTFSLQFTQLSLSSIQKTPSLPPPIAVKQERVGLKDFLKVPPVMHDMDEEELLWRGSMTSKISEYPFDRVPKVAFMFLTRGAVFLAPLWEQFFKGHEGYYSIYVHSNPSYNGSHPESPVFHGRRIPSKEVEWGNVNMIEAERRLLSNALLDISNQRFVLLSESCIPLFNFTTIYSYLINSTENYVMAYDDPSPVGRGRYSIQMLPEVSLRQWRKGFQWFEMDRELALGVVSDRIYFPVFQEYCKGSCYADEHYLPTFVSIKFWERNSNRSLTWVDWSRGGPHPAHFLRSDVNVQFLESLRSKKCAYNNGNSTNACFLFARKFLPSTLSRLLKIAPEVMQFEHYDKPKKHKLSLKPII; encoded by the exons ATGTTTGAAAAAATGAAGGGTTCAAATAATCAATACCAATCAAACTATGTTTCAAAGATTTTCAATGTTCAGCTCCACTTTATAAATTTTCTCACCTATGTTCTAGTTTTGACCTTTGGTTTAACACTTGGGATAATCTTAAGTTTCTATCTTAAAGAGTGCACTTTTAGTTTACAATTCACTCAGTTATCGCTCTCTTCTATACAGAAAACACCGTCGTTGCCACCGCCGATTGCGGTGAAACAAGAACGGGTAGGATTGAAGGATTTTCTTAAGGTTCCTCCAGTTATGCATGATATGGATGAGGAAGAATTGTTATGGAGAGGTTCTATGACATCGAAGATATCTGAATATCCTTTCGATCGAGTTCCGAAAGTTGCTTTCATGTTTTTGACAAGAGGTGCTGTGTTTTTAGCACCTTTGTGGGAACAGTTTTTCAAAGGACATGAAGGGTATTACTCAATTTATGTTCATTCTAATCCTTCTTATAATGGATCACACCCTGAGAGTCCTGTTTTTCATGGTAGGAGAATTCCGAGTAAG GAAGTTGAATGGGGCAATGTGAATATGATTGAAGCCGAGCGTCGGTTACTATCGAACGCACTTCTCGATATCTCGAACCAACGATTTGTTCTACTATCAGAATCTTGCATACCGCTCTTCAACTTCACAACAATCTACTCTTACTTAATAAACTCTACAGAAAACTATGTCATGGCTTACGACGATCCTAGCCCGGTCGGTCGCGGCCGTTATAGCATCCAGATGTTACCTGAGGTTTCCCTCAGGCAATGGAGAAAAGGGTTCCAATGGTTCGAAATGGACAGAGAGCTTGCTCTAGGAGTTGTGTCTGATAGAATATACTTCCCAGTTTTTCAAGAGTATTGCAAAGGTTCATGTTATGCAGATGAGCATTATTTGCCAACTTTTGTTAGCATAAAGTTTTGGGAAAGGAATTCAAATAGGAGTTTGACTTGGGTTGATTGGTCAAGAGGGGGCCCACATCCAGCTCATTTTTTGAGGTCTGATGTTAATGTTCAGTTTCTGGAGAGCTTGAGGAGCAAGAAATGTGCGTATAATAATGGAAACAGCACCAATGCTTGTTTTCTGTTTGCTAGGAAGTTCTTGCCTAGTACTTTATCAAGGCTTTTGAAGATTGCACCTGAGGTTATGCAGTTTGAACACTATGATAAGCCCAAAAAACATAAGCTATCACTTAAACCAATTATTTGA